The genomic stretch CGCCATCATTGCCGGCTGGCTGTTGCCGATAATCGGGTTTGTTCTGGTCGGCGGCATCCTGGCGGCGATCGTCAACGCCGTCATCGGCGCCGTGATCCTGCTGATCATCATCGGCTTCTTCAAGAAATAGCGGCGGCCGCGCCGGGGAACGGATGCGGCGGAATGCGCAACGCCAATCCGCGTGGCGCATTGGCTTTGCTGCGGAGTGCAGTGCGAAGACGCGGCCGGCCATTTTCGGCCGATCATTTCCTGAAAATGCTGCGGTTGCGTCGTGCCCACGCATGCGTTGCCATTTGGTCGCGGCGGGAGGATGCTGCCGGCCCGTGGGCACCAGGGAGAGCAGTATGAGCAAGGCAGGTCTCGACAATCGCCACCGCAACAGGGATGGCGAAATCAGCCACAAGCACGGCAACACCCTCGTCGGTACGCTGCGCAAGATCTACGGACCGGGCTTCGCAGCCGGTTATCCCCCAACCGAGAAACTGAGCGACGTTCTGGCCAACCTGAACGAGACCTCGCTGAGCCAGCTCCGTCGCGATCACGAGACCGGCCATCTCGCGCACAAGATCGCCCATGTCCCGACGTGAGGCCCCGTGACATCAATGGCCAAGCACCTGCTTTCGATAGACGATTTGCAGGCACGCGCGCTGGCGGAAATCCGGCAGCAACCCGGCTGCCAAAGCGTCCGCAACATCGCAATCAATCGCGTCTGGGATAAGCGGGCTGAAAATAACTGGTCGATGTGCGTGTTATCCGCGGGCGACGCCGATGCCAACACCGCCGCCCGCGCGGCGCTGAATGTGCAGCAGGCGTTGCGGCATGAGTATGATCTGATGGCGGATTAGCGCGTGGGATGGGTGGGGCGAACGGGTCCAGCGTTCGGCCGGCACGCTGATAAACTCAGCGATACGCATCAGTCGCAGTTTGCGGAGGTGATGGGTATTGCAGAGGCACTCCCATCGTACGCACTAATCTTTCTCCATCGCGCGATTGTAAGCTTCCTCCATCATCTCGTCTTCGTCCCAGTCGTCTTCGAGTGGCGGGATGTCAACGCCAGCCAGCCGCTGCCCTTCTTCGAAGTATTGCTCAAGCGTCAGGTATGATAGCCCTATCTTGTTCACTTCGACCTTGAGCCGGTACACGACGAATTCATCGGAGGCGAACCGCGGAGCGGCATTGACCTCGTAGTCCAGCCATTGAGCTGCACCCGGTTCTGTTGACACCTGCTTAAGCTAATCCAGCCTGCTGCTCGAACTCCATAGGGCTCAAATATCCGATCGTCGAGTGCCGGCGTTTCGGATTGTAGAAGCGCTCAATATAATCGAAGACGTCAGCCTTGGCGTCATCCCTCGTTCGGTACACTCTGCGCGTAGTCCGCTCGGTCTTCAATGACGAGAAGAAGCTCTCCATCGCCGCGTTATCCCAGACGTTGCCTGACCGGCTCATCGAGCAGACGACGCCGTGATCGGCCATCAGCCGCTGGAACTGTTCGCTGGTGTATTGGCTGCCGCGATCGGAATGATGCAAGAGCGCGTCCGGTTTGCCCCGTCGCCAGATCGCCATCACCAGGGCGTCAGTGACGAGCTGGGCCGTCATCGCTGCGTTCATCGACCAACCAACCACACGGCGGGAGAAGAGATCGACGACAGCGGCAACATAGAGCCAACCCTCCGCTGTCCACACGTACGTGAAGTCAGCGATCCATTTGCGGTTGGGAGCGGACGCATCGAAGCTGCGGTCGAGCACGTTGGGAGCGACGGCGGCGACCTGCCGCTCACCCAGATCGGGCGGCAGTCGCCGCCGTCGTGGACGGGCTTTGAGAGCCTGTAGCCGCATCAAACGCTCGATCCGATGCAGTCCACACAACCCGCCTTCCGCCAACATGTCGTGCCACACTCGCCTCGCGCCATAGGTTCGATCGCTGGCGAGGAAACTGGCGCGAACCTTCGCGCCCAACTCCTCATCGCTCCGGCTGCGTTGGCTGCGCGGCCGTGTCAGCCAGGCATAGAACCCACCCCGCGAGACACCGAGCGCCCCGCACAACCATTCCGCCGGCCAGATCCCCCGGTGCTTCGCGATGAAGGCGAACTTCATGTTGATTCCTTCGCGAAGTAGGCCGCGGCTTTTTTTAGGATGTCCCGTTCGGCTCTCAGCTTGGCGACCTCGCGCTTGAGCTGCGCGATCTCCAACTGCTCCGGCTTCATCTGGCCCTGGCCGGGGAATGCATGCTGCGGATCGTCCGCCAGCTGCTTCACCCAATTGCGCAACTGCGTTGGATGAACGCCAAGGTCTGCTGACGCCTGCGCATACGACACGCCGCGCTCCTTGATCAGGCGTACAGCCTCAAGCTTGAACTCTCGCGTAAACTGCCGTCTCTCCATGACACACCTCCTGCTCCATAAAACACCTAACTCGGTGTCCTCGGAACCGGGTGCAGCTCAATCTGGGTGATATCGTGGGCAAAGCCATTACGCAGGATACGTACGCAATCGATAAGGTGACTCTCTTCCTTCCCGCAGCCAGTGGCCTCCAACAGCTTGAGAAGAGACGTGCGGCCTCTCATCGGCAGCGTGTCCACGAACTCTTCCATATCGTCAGGGTCCATTTTGTCGTTTGCCGCAAAGGCGACCTTCACGACTTTCCGTGCAGCGGCCTCGAGTAGCGCGTCGATTTTAAGGATAAACTCCCAATCGCTCGATGACTTGAAGATGTCGTAGATTGTCTTTGGGGGTACATGGATAAGCGAAGCGAGATGCTTCGACTCCTCCATCATCCAAGCGAAATCAGGGCGCTCCGCCTTTGCTGGTGGGGCCGGTCGTTTATCGTGGGGGAATATCTTACCAGGAATGATACCAGCTCCGACTTCGCTCTCACCGAGCGGCACGGACGCTACACTACCCACTAAGGAACGTCGCCCTTCCCGCCGCCGATTGCATAGAGCCGTCGTTACCACCGCATCACAAGCCGACCCACCCGGTTGGCTGTGTCCGACTCTGACCCTTGCTGAAAGACACGGGGCGATAACCGGTATTGTCCCGTAGCCGTGCCCAGCGGCCCATTAGCGAGCGATTTTATTGATGAAATCCCAGAGGTCAGCTGTGGCCCCGACCAGTTCATCGGCCGCCTGTCGAACATCAGCAATCTTCAGTGCCCGCCGCGCGGCGTTTCCCAGATACCAGGGAGGTCTCAGCTCAACACCAAACAGCTTTCGATCAGACGTGAACAGTTGACGAACACCGTAGTGCGCCACCCTATTTCGTACGCTGCGACTACCCGAGAGCTTCAGATGGGCAGCTTCCCAGAGTGGTAGGCGTTCAGGCGGGCATGCTGCCTTGACAGCCTGGTTGAGCAGCTTTAGGCGCGCTTGGAAGTTGGGGGACTTGGTTGCAAAGTACTGCCAGCGTTCACCCGGAGGCCCATCGCCCAACATCCCGTACATAAACCCAAGAACGTGCTCGACGTTCGACAGCTCCACCACGACGCGACCAACTTGAAGCATCATTGCGTCGGACCGCGCCCTCTCGTTTTTCTTGAGATAACCGAACGTCTCTCTAATCGTTTTGCCTGGCTTCAAAACTGGCCTCCGTTTCACAATCTTTACGCGAAACATTGACAGCTTGCTATCATCGCGGTTTTCCGACTCCAATGGGGGCGGAAAGGCACGTCAGAAGCACCAAAAATTGAAATAATTGGTCGGAGCGAGAGGATTTGAACCTCCGACCCCTAGTCTCCCAGACTAGTGCGCTAACCGGGCTGCGCCACGCTCCGATGCCGTTCCATTAGCTGCGATCAGGTCCCGGCGCAAGGCGCGCCACGGGGTTTTGGGCAGGGGCACGGCGGCCGGTTCCGCCCCTCCGTGGTCTCCGTCCCTCAGCCGTCCTTCAACGCGGAATCGATCAATTGCCGGCAGGCGATCAGATCCTGCAGCACGTGTTCGAGGCGCTCGCGGTCCTGCGCTGATATCGCCGGACGGGCCGGTGCGGGAGCCGCAGCCGCGCGGGCCTTGCCGAACGGCGCCAAAATCTCCTCGTCGCCGGTATCGGCGAAGCGGTAGTCGATGCCCTCCCTGTCGGCGCCCTCGATATCCTCGTCATCGGTATCTACGCCCAGGGCCTCGCCTTCATCGGGCTCGTTCAGGCTGAGCCCGATTGCCTCCTCGACCGCGCCGAACGAGACCGCCGAGCTCTGGTCGGCGATGCCCTGCACCGATTTGATGCCGTGCTCTTTGAGGATCCGCTGCACGCCGCGGATGGTATAGCCCTCGCCGTACAGCAGGCGGCGGATGCCCTTGAGCAGGTCGACGTCGTCGGGGCGGTAATAGCGCCGCCCGCCGCTGCGCTTCATCGGCTTGATCTGGGCGAACCGCGTCTCCCAAAACCGCAGCACGTGCTGGGGGATGTCGAGATCGTCCGCGACCTCGCTGATGGTACGGAACGCATCCGGCGCCTTGTCCAAATGCCTGGCTCCCTTACCGTGTGAGAATAATCTCAGTCTTCCTTGCCGTCGCCGTTACTAACAACATGACCATTGATGCGCTGCTTCAGAATGGCCGACGGCTTGAACACCATCACGCGACGCGGAGAGATCGGCACCTCGGTGCCGGTCTTCGGGTTACGTCCGATACGCTGACCCTTCTTGCGCACCATGAACGAACCGAATGATGACAGCTTCACCGTCTCGCCCTTCTCCAGGCAGTCGGTAATCTCCTTCAGAACAAGCTCGACGAACGCAGACGACTCCGTTCGCGACAGGCCCACCTTCTGGTAGACCGCCTCGCATAGATCGACGCGTGTGACTGTTTTTCCCGTCCCGGTCATCGCCTGCCCCGCACTCTCGGCGAACAAATTTTGTCTCCTGAAATTAGGAGCTTAGCAGGCGATGGTCAACAGCGCTCATCATGCACAGGCATGAAACAAGCGACAAACTATATCGAAATTTAAGCGTCTGCCTACCAGCGCAGCAGCGCGGAACCCCAGGTGAAGCCGCCGCCCATCGCTTCAAACAGCACGAGATCGCCCTTCTTGACGCGTCCGTCGTTGACGGCGACCGCCAACGCCAGCGGAATCGAGGCCGCCGAGGTGTTGCCGTGGAGGTCGACTGTCAGCACCACTTTCTGCGGCGCAATATGAAGCTTGTGCGCTGAAGCATCGATGATTCGCTTGTTGGCCTGGTGCGGCACGAACCAGTCGATGCTGTCGGCGGTGGCGCCGGTGGCGTTGAAGGCATCGACGATCACGTCGGTGATCATGCCGACCGCGTGCTTGAACACTTCGCGGCCTTCCATCCGGAGATGGCCGACGGTCTGGGTCGAGGACGGACCGCCATCGACATAGAGCTTGCCCTTGTGCCGGCCATCGGAACGCAGATGCGTCGTCAGCACGCCGCGATCGGACGGTGTTCCCGGCTGGACCTGCGCCTCCAGCACGACGGCGCCGGCGCCATCGCCGAACAGCACGCAGGTGCCGCGGTCGTTCCAGTCCAGGATGCGCGAAAAGGTTTCGGCGCCGATCACCAGCGCGCGCTTGAAGGCGCCGGTGCGCAGGAAGTTATCGGCGGTGGCGAGCCCAAACACGAAGCCGGAACAGACCGCCTGCAGGTCGAAGGCCGCGCCATGATTGATGCCGAGCCCGTTCTGCACCGCGACCGCGGTCGCCGGAAAAGTCTGGTCCGGGGTCGAGGTCGCCAGCACGATCAGGTCAATCGACTGCGCATCGATCCCGGCATGGGCCAAGGCCGCGCGCGCGGCATTGATCGCCAGATGCGAGGTGAACTCGCCTTCGGCGGCGATGTGGCGCTGCCGGATGCCGGTGCGCTGGACGATCCACTCGTCCGAGGTGTCGACCTTGGCCGCCAGTTCGGCATTGGTCAGGACCCGCTGCGGCAGATAGGAGCCGCAGCCGAGCACGACCGAACGTATCGCAGTCACGAGACAGCCTCCTGCGCGGTCTGCGCTGATACCAGCGCGCTGCCGTCGCGATTAAGCATCTGATTGATCTTGGTGAGGAGATCGTAGCGGACCATCTCATAGCCAACATCGATCGCATAGGCAAAGCCCTCGGCGTCGGTTCCGCCATGGCTTTTGACGACGACGCCCTTGAGCCCGAGCAGCACGCCGCCATTGGACTTTTTCGGATCCAGCTTGTCGCGCAGCGCCCGGAAGGCGCCCCGCGCGAACAGATAGCCGATCCTGGCAAGCCATCGGCTCGAGATCTCCGCGCGCAGAAGGTCCATGATCTGGCGCGCGGTGCCCTCGGTGGCCTTCAGCGCGATGTTGCCGCTAAAGCCTTCCGAGACGATCACGTCCGCAAGGCCCTTGCCGATGCCGTCGGCTTCGACAAAGCCGATATAGTTGAGCTGGGGCAGATTCATCGCGCGCAACAATTCGGCGGCCTCGCGAATTTCCTCGTGGCCCTTGATCTCCTCGACCCCGATATTGAGCAGCCCGACCGTCGGCCGTTCGAGATTGAACAGCACGCTCGCCATCGCGCCGCCCATCACCGCCAGCGTCACCAGATGGCGCGCATCGCCGCCGATGGTGGCGCCGAGATCGAGCACGACCGAATCGCCGCGCACCGTCGGCCATACCGCGGCAATCGCCGGGCTGTCGACGCCGGGCAGCGTACGCAGACAAAACCGCGCCATCGCCATCAGCGCGCCGGTATTGCCGGCCGATACCGCAACGTCGGCCTCGCCCTTCTTCACCGCGTCGATCGCCAGCCACATCGACGAGGTCTTGCGGCCGCGGCGCAGCGCCTGGCTTGGCTTGTCGTGCATGCTGACGGTGACGTCGGTATGGACAACGCGCGAGGCTGCCTTCAACGCGGGGTATTTGGCGAGTTGCGCTTCGATCAATGCGCTGTCGCCGAAGAGCAGAAATTCGGAGTCTGGACGCCGGGTTAGCGCCGTCGCGGCGCCGGGAATAACGACCGATGCGCCGACATCGCCACCCATGGCGTCAAGCGCGATTCGAACCTTTTGAGGCATGAACGTCCCGGAAACCTGATCTCTGGCGGCCCTGTTAGAGCCCGGCCGCGCGCTGGAAGCTGCCGCGGAAGGCGGCGCTCGGCAAAGCGCAACGCTGCGCCTCCGCCGGGCCGCGACAATAGCGTGTCCCCGCCCCGAAACAACCTCTTGACCGCGCTCTTTCAGGATCGGGCGCCGCCGCCATCCGGAAGTAGCCAAAATAGATAAATCCAGCTTTTTCAATGAATTAGATGAAATTCCTCGTGAGATGGCGCATCCACTTCAACCGGAATGCGCCCGCGCGGTCCACATTAACCGCGCCTCACTTGCCCTTATCACTTGCCCTTGGGCTTGTTCGCGCCGGCCGGCTTGGCCTCGGCCTTCAGCGCTTTCAGGGCGGCGAATGGATGATCCTCGGGATCAGCGGCTTCCACCAACGGTTCGAACACGGCGTCCGGTTTGCGCGGATAGGGATCGACCGCGAGATACAGCGCGTCGGTCGCCACCCTGCCGAGATCGATGATGCCGTTCTCGATCGGCTCCGGCGGATCCGGAATGTCTTCGTCGCTCTCAGCGGCGTCGTCGACGAGATCGGAGAGTTCTGGAATTTGCTCAGGCGGCGCGAAAATCATGTCAATCAGTTCGTCGATGTCGCTCTCCATCGGCTCCAGCGTCACCACGCAGGTCTGTCCGATCCGCGCCCGCACCTGGCCGGTCACATGATAGCGGCCGCTGCTCTGCGGCGTCACGTCGAACGAGGCATCCGCCGAGAGAACTTCGCGCAAGCCGCCGATTTCGGCAACCGCGTGGCGCGTGGCTGCATCGGCCTCGATATCGCGATGCAGCCCCGTGTCCGGGATTTTCAGCACGGCGATAGGTACGCGCCACGGGTCCGGTTTTTCTGTCATTGCACTCTTGGCACTCTTGCTCATGGCTGCATGTTCGCCTCTGGCCAAGGAAACTTCCAGGCACCGCTCACCAATGCCGTCTCGTCGAGCCCGGCCAGGGCCGCGACAACCGCCTCGGCGTAAGCCGCAAGCAGGCGTGCCTTTTCGATGTCCGCCCCGTTCAGGATATTCTTGCACAGCGCCTGCGCCAACGCCTCGGGGCCCCCGGTCAGCGCCAGATCATAGGCTGCGGTGCGGCCGTAAAACGCCTCGCCAAATGCCTGCATCCGTTTCGGCACAGTGAGGTCGCCGACCCCCATTTCGCGCAGATTATCGTCCATATCAATGCAGAAATGGTCGAACAGCGCCTGCGACAGGGTAGTACCGGCCGCAGCCGACCGCAGGCGCCGCAACACCAGCCACAAATGCAGCAGAAGCAGGTCAAAACGGCCGTTAACCGTGTCCGGCACCCCTAAAGCCCGATAAAACAACGGTTCTCGCGCTCGCGTCACGATCATGCCATAGATGGCTTCAATGGTGCCGCGATGGGGTGTTTGGGGCTTCCTGAAGTGATTGAACGGCCAAAGCATTGTGGGTTCCGCAAGCGAGCCCCAAGGGTTTATTTCCTGGGAGCGCGCGCATGTTGCAATCCAGCGTGCTGCCCGGTACGTCAACGCATCGCGCGATGCAAGGGGACGGGACAGTTCCGTAAATGACCAAGACGAGCCATTTTAGCTCACGCGCGGCCGCTTCGCGCGGCCTGACCGCGCGCTGGCGCGGTTTTCGCGCGGTTGCGGCGGTTGCGCTATTGTGCGCGGCGCTGGGCGCCTGCACCGGCGAGCAATTCCAGAAGGGCTATATCCTGCCGCAAGGCGCGCTCGAGCAGATTCCGATCGGCGCGAGCCAGGATCAGGTTCTGATCGTGATGGGCACGCCCTCCACCGTCGCCACCCTGAACGGCGAGGTGTTCTACTACATTTCGCAGCGCTCCGAACGCAAGGTCGCGTTCATGAACCAGAAGGTGGTCGACCAGCGGGTGATCGCAGTCTATTTCGACAAGAACCGCCAAGTGCAGCGGCTCGCCAATTACGGGCTGCAGGACGGCAAGATCTTCGACTTCATCAGCCGCACCACGCCGACCTCCGGCCAGGAGATGAGCTACCTGACGCCGCTGTTCAAGCTGCTCAGCTTCAACTAGCTCAGCACGTGTCCCGGACGCGGTGCGGTACGCAGTACCGCTCCGCAGAGCCGGGACCCAAAATCCCAATCTTATCGATGGACCCCGGATCAGCAGCGCACCGCTACGCGCTGCGCAGCATCCGGGGAACGACGCGACGATTGAGGAGCCTGCGCCAAGTCGTCCGCTTGCCGGACGGCCGCACGCTCCCTACGCTCGCCTGCAAAACAACGTTTCAGCAGGGAGCGAATTGGTGCGCAACAGAGCTTTTTCCCGCCGCCGCGTATTGTCCGGCGCCGCAGCGTTCGCGACAGCCGCCATCTTGCCGCGCGCAGCCTTCGCCGACTGGCGCCCGACCGAGACCGTCCGCATCATCGTGCCGGCCGCGGCCGGCGGCACTCCGACGTGATGGGGCGGTTGCTGGCGGCGCATCTGCAAGTAGCGTGGGGTCAGTCCGCGGTGGTCGAAAACCGCTCCGGCGGCGGCGGCACCATCGGCACTATCGAGGTGATTCGGCAGAAGGGCGACGGCCATACCATCCTGATCGGCAATCCCGGCCCCAACGCCATCGCCTACAGCATCTTCCGCAACCTGACCTACAAGGCCGACCAGTTGCAGGCGGTCTCCAACCTGATCCGGACGCCGAACATCGTGTCGGCGCACCCGTCCACCGGCATCAAGTCGATCGCCGAGCTGATCGCCTACATCAAGGCCAACCCGGACAAGCTGAACTACGCGTCCTCCGGAGTGGGACAGAGCCCTCACCTCACCGGTGCCTGGTTCCTGCAGCTCACCGGGCTGAAGATGGTGCATGTGCCGTTCCGCGGCGCGGGGCCGGCGCTGCAGGCAGCCCTTGCCGGCGATATCCAGATCCTGTTCGACAACCTCTACCCATCGCTGCCGCAAACCCAGGAAGGCAAGCTCACGGCGCTGGCTGTCACCACGCCCGAACGCAGCGCGGTGGCGCCTGATATCCCGACCATGCGCGAAAGCGCGCCCGAGCTTGCAAAATTCGACGTCTCGTCATGGTTCGGCGTGTTTCTGCCGAAGGCCTCGCCTGCCCCGGTCGTCGATGCCCTCAACAAGGAGATCAAGACGATGCTGGAGCGCGACGACATCAAGAAGACCATCGCCAGCATGGGCGCGCGCACCGACTGGGGAACGCCGGCGCAATTTTCCGATTTCGTGGCGGCGGAGACGACAAAATTCGCCGGCATCATCAAGCAGGAAGGCCTGCAGATGGATGTGAATTGAGCATGGTCGTGCCGCACACACCGCCGTCATCCTGAGGTGCGCGCTCTTGCGCGCCTCGAAGGATGGCAGCTAGCACCGCCCAGCATCCTTCGAGGCTCGCCGAACAGGCTCGCACCTCAGGATGACGAACAGCTCGGGATTATCGCGCAGGAATCGTCACCGCCGGAGGTGACGCGATCTGGCTCACCTGCGGCGCCGGCTTCATCCAGCTGAAGAAGAACAGCACCGCCGCGGACAGCACGACCGCCAGCAACGTCCCCGACTGATATGGACCTGGCCTGCCGGAGCCCCCTTGCGCCCTGCCGCAGCTTGGACAGACGGTCGCGCCCATCAGCATTTCGCTGCCGCACTGACTGCACCGGGTCATCTCGAACTTCATGACGGTCAACCTTTCAAGCGAGCCGCCCGACCGGCAGCAAAAAACCCGCGGCTTGCACCGCGGGTTTGTCGCAGGTCACGTCGGTTTGGTTCAGTGCGCGAGGATCGCCAGCAGCAGCAGCGCCACGATGTTGGTGATCTTGATCATAGGGTTCACGGCGGGACCCGCCGTATCCTTGTAGGGATCGCCGACGGTGTCGCCGGTCACCGCCGCCTTGTGCGCGTCGGAACCCTTGCCGCCGTAATGGCCGTCCTCGATGTACTTCTTGGCGTTATCCCAGGCGCCGCCGCCCGAGGTCATCGAAATCGCGACAAAGAGTCCGTTGACGATGACGCCGAGCAGCATCGCGCCGACGGACGAGAACGCCGCCGACTTGCCGGCCGCGCCGCCGCCTGCGATCGCGAAGATCACGAAGTAGACGAAGATCGGCGACAGCACCGGCAGCAGCGACGGAATGATCATTTCCTTGATCGCGGCCTTGGTCAAAAGGTCGACCGCCTTGCCGTAATCCGGCTTGTCGGTGCCCTGCATGATGCCGGGTTTTTCGCGGAACTGGCGCCGCACTTCCTCGACGATCGCGCCGGCCGCCCGGCCCACGGCCGTCATGCCCATCGCGCCGAACAGATACGGCAGCAGGCCGCCGAACAACAGACCCACGACGACGTAAGGGTTGTTGAGCGAGAAGTCGGGCAGCACGCCCTGGAAGTACGGGAACTTGGCAGTGTTGGCGATGAAGAATTTGAGATCTTCATTGTAGGCCGCGAACAGCACCAGCGCGCCAAGGCCGGCCGAACCGATGGCGTAGCCCTTGGTGACCGCCTTGGTGGTGTTGCCGACGGCGTCGAGCGCGTCGGTCGACTTGCGCACTTCCTTCGGCAGACCGGCCATTTCGGCGATACCGCCGGCATTGTCGGTGACCGGGCCGAAGGCGTCGAGAGCCACGATCATGCCGGCCAGCGCCAGCATTGTCGTGGTCGCAACCGCGATGCCGAACAGGCCGGCAAGGCTGTAGGTGACGAGGATGCCGGCGATGATGACCATCGCGGGCATCGCGGTCGATTCCATTGCGATCGCCAGACCCTGGATCACGTTGGTGCCGTGACCGGTGACCGACGAGGCTGCGATCGACTTCACCGGGCGAAAGTCGGTACCGGTGTAGTATTCGGTGATCCAGATGATCAGGCCAGTGACGACGAGACCGACGACACCGCATTCGAACAGCGCCATGCCGGTGAACTTCACGCCCGCCAGCGGACCGAAGCCGATCAGCCAGTAGATGACGCCGGCGACGCCGCCGAGCGACAGGATGCCGGTCGCGATCAGGCCCTTATAGAGCGCACCCATGATCGACTGGCTGGCGCCGAGCTTGACGAAGAAGGTGCCGATGATCGAGGTGATGATGCAGATGCCGCCGATCGCGAGCGGCAGCGTCATCATGTTGACCAGCAGCGGCGAGGTCGCAAAGAAGATCGCGGCCAGCACCATGGTGGCGACCGCGGTCACCGCATAGGTTTCGAACAGGTCAGCCGCCATGCCGGCGCAATCGCCGACATTGTCGCCGACGTTGTCGGCGATGGTGGCGGGGTTGCGCGGATCGTCTTCGGGAATGCCGGCCTCGACCTTGCCGACGAGATCGCCGCCGACGTCAGCGCCCTTGGTGAAGATGCCGCCGCCGAGACGCGCGAAGATCGAGATCAGCGAAGCGCCGAAGCCGAGCGCGACCAGCGCATCGACCACGGTGCGGCTGTTGGCGGCAAGCCCCAGGAAGTGGGTGAGATAGGCGAAATAGAGGGTGACGCCGAGCAGCGCGAGACCCGCGACCAGCATGCCGGTGATCGCACCAGCCTTGAAGGCGAGTTCAAGTCCGCCCGCCAGCGACGTCGTCGCCGCCTGCGCGGTGCGCACATTGGCCCGAACCGAGACGTTCATGCCGATGAAGCCGGCGGCGCCCGACAGCACCGCGCCGATCAGGAAGCCCGCGGCGACCAGCATGCCGAGGAAGTAAGCCAGCAGCGCGAAGATCACGATGCCGACCATACCGATCGTCATGTACTGGCGCTTCAGATAGGCCTGCGCACCTTCGCGCACGGCGGCGGCGATTTCCTGCATCCGCGGATTGCCGGCGTCTGCCTTCATCACCGATGCGGTCGCCCAGATGGCGTAAACGATCGAAAGCGCTCCGCAGAGCACAATCACCCATAATGCTGTCATTGAATTTGCCTCAGATCTTGATTGTCTCACCCCAACGCATCACCGCGGACGCGGCGCGCGCAAAAAAAGAAGGCCTTTCCCTGCCCAAAAGGGCGGCCTTAAATCGGCGGGACCATGCCAAAATCGTCTCCCCGGCGCAACGCCGCGAAGGGCGAAAACCGTCGATTCTGGAAAGGAAATACCGGGAAAACCGGCTTTCCGTGGCGGGGAATACGCGTCTTCTTCGGCAACGGCCGGGAGCCGGCCGATGGCACCCGGTCGCTGATTGCCTCAAAATGCAAAAAACCCGCCCAACCCCAAGGGGTCGAGCGGGCACGCTAGTCATTCCTGTACATCCGTGAAACGAACGTTTTCGAAGCTTAGGCGAGCGACAGATTTTCCGCGCTGACCTTGCCCCGCATCTTGTCTTCCTTGAGTTCGAACTGAACCTTCTGGCCTTCAGCCAGTCCGCCAAGACCGGCGCGCTCGACGGCGCTGATGTGAACGAACACATCCTTGCTGCCGTCGCTCGGCTGAATGAAGCCAAAACCCTTTTGACCGTTGAACCACTTCACTGTTCCAGTAGCCATTTTCTCTTCTCCAAAGCACGTAAGGCTCGCATTCCGCACGGCGATCGCGCGGATTCAATCCAATATCGACGATGTCTCTGGAAGAGGCCCCAAGGGCGCGTTCGACAAGGCACGGCGGTAATCGGGCCGTCATAACTAAAGGTTTTCCCGGAAATTGCAATGCATGCGGGAAAATAAAGCTCCAGCCAACCAAAGCTGGCTTCAAAAGTGACTGTAGGACAGCCGTT from Bradyrhizobium sp. Ash2021 encodes the following:
- a CDS encoding outer membrane protein assembly factor BamE, with translation MTKTSHFSSRAAASRGLTARWRGFRAVAAVALLCAALGACTGEQFQKGYILPQGALEQIPIGASQDQVLIVMGTPSTVATLNGEVFYYISQRSERKVAFMNQKVVDQRVIAVYFDKNRQVQRLANYGLQDGKIFDFISRTTPTSGQEMSYLTPLFKLLSFN
- a CDS encoding zinc-ribbon domain-containing protein, with the protein product MKFEMTRCSQCGSEMLMGATVCPSCGRAQGGSGRPGPYQSGTLLAVVLSAAVLFFFSWMKPAPQVSQIASPPAVTIPAR
- a CDS encoding sodium-translocating pyrophosphatase; this encodes MTALWVIVLCGALSIVYAIWATASVMKADAGNPRMQEIAAAVREGAQAYLKRQYMTIGMVGIVIFALLAYFLGMLVAAGFLIGAVLSGAAGFIGMNVSVRANVRTAQAATTSLAGGLELAFKAGAITGMLVAGLALLGVTLYFAYLTHFLGLAANSRTVVDALVALGFGASLISIFARLGGGIFTKGADVGGDLVGKVEAGIPEDDPRNPATIADNVGDNVGDCAGMAADLFETYAVTAVATMVLAAIFFATSPLLVNMMTLPLAIGGICIITSIIGTFFVKLGASQSIMGALYKGLIATGILSLGGVAGVIYWLIGFGPLAGVKFTGMALFECGVVGLVVTGLIIWITEYYTGTDFRPVKSIAASSVTGHGTNVIQGLAIAMESTAMPAMVIIAGILVTYSLAGLFGIAVATTTMLALAGMIVALDAFGPVTDNAGGIAEMAGLPKEVRKSTDALDAVGNTTKAVTKGYAIGSAGLGALVLFAAYNEDLKFFIANTAKFPYFQGVLPDFSLNNPYVVVGLLFGGLLPYLFGAMGMTAVGRAAGAIVEEVRRQFREKPGIMQGTDKPDYGKAVDLLTKAAIKEMIIPSLLPVLSPIFVYFVIFAIAGGGAAGKSAAFSSVGAMLLGVIVNGLFVAISMTSGGGAWDNAKKYIEDGHYGGKGSDAHKAAVTGDTVGDPYKDTAGPAVNPMIKITNIVALLLLAILAH
- a CDS encoding cold-shock protein yields the protein MATGTVKWFNGQKGFGFIQPSDGSKDVFVHISAVERAGLGGLAEGQKVQFELKEDKMRGKVSAENLSLA